One region of Limnospira fusiformis SAG 85.79 genomic DNA includes:
- the murA gene encoding UDP-N-acetylglucosamine 1-carboxyvinyltransferase: MHSQNPILEGRPITLTLNSSNVSTASDADQPIIKIAGRSSLKGQVAISGAKNAALVIMAGALLCSEDCRLRNVPSLVDVGTMGQILSAVGVDLKRDGSVIDINARELTHSEAPYELVSQLRASFFIIGPLLARLGIAKVPLPGGCAIGARPVDLHVQGLRAMGAHVQIDHGIVEAYVTGSDRRLKGAKIYLDYPSVGATETLMMAAVLADGETIIDNAAQEPEVIDLANFCRAMGAKIEGAGTKKLVISGVSHLHSVDYSIIPDRIEAGTFLLAAAITGSELTLAPVIPDHLTAVIAKLRKTGSTIVAEDNQVIRIIPGQEILPTDIETLPYPGFPTDMQAPFMSLLTLSKGNSLITETVFENRLHHVAELIRMGADIRMKGNTAIVSGVPILSGAPVRATDLRAGAALVLAALAAEGETTISDLQHLDRGYERIDLKLKDLGARIERIEPLPESENSSAKDK, encoded by the coding sequence ATGCACAGTCAAAACCCAATTTTGGAGGGTAGACCCATTACACTCACTCTCAATTCGTCTAACGTTTCTACGGCCTCTGATGCCGATCAGCCTATTATCAAAATAGCGGGCCGCTCTTCCCTGAAAGGACAGGTAGCTATTAGCGGTGCTAAAAATGCGGCGCTAGTCATCATGGCTGGCGCTCTACTGTGTTCGGAAGACTGTCGGCTACGGAATGTTCCGTCATTGGTTGATGTCGGCACTATGGGGCAAATTCTATCGGCTGTGGGGGTAGACCTCAAACGAGATGGTAGTGTTATTGATATCAATGCTAGAGAACTTACTCACTCTGAAGCACCCTATGAGTTAGTTAGTCAGCTTCGAGCTAGTTTCTTTATTATCGGACCGCTTTTGGCGCGATTAGGGATAGCTAAGGTTCCCTTACCGGGGGGATGCGCTATCGGTGCTAGACCTGTGGATCTCCATGTTCAGGGACTACGGGCGATGGGCGCTCATGTGCAAATTGATCATGGGATCGTTGAAGCATACGTGACTGGGAGCGATCGCCGTCTCAAAGGCGCTAAGATTTATCTGGATTATCCCAGTGTGGGAGCCACCGAAACCCTGATGATGGCTGCAGTGTTAGCAGACGGGGAAACCATTATTGATAACGCGGCTCAAGAACCCGAAGTTATTGATCTGGCTAATTTCTGCCGGGCTATGGGCGCGAAAATTGAGGGCGCGGGAACTAAGAAATTAGTCATCTCTGGAGTTAGCCATCTGCACTCGGTGGATTATTCTATCATCCCCGATCGCATTGAGGCGGGGACTTTTTTATTGGCCGCAGCCATTACTGGCTCTGAACTAACCCTGGCTCCGGTTATTCCAGATCATCTCACCGCCGTGATTGCTAAGTTACGGAAAACTGGCTCAACTATTGTCGCCGAAGATAATCAAGTGATTCGGATTATTCCCGGTCAGGAAATCCTACCCACAGATATTGAAACCCTACCCTATCCTGGTTTCCCTACGGATATGCAGGCCCCTTTTATGTCTTTGCTAACTCTGAGCAAGGGTAATAGTCTGATTACTGAAACTGTTTTTGAAAACCGTCTACACCATGTGGCGGAATTGATTCGCATGGGCGCTGATATCCGCATGAAGGGTAATACGGCGATCGTTAGTGGTGTTCCTATTTTATCTGGTGCGCCAGTCAGGGCTACAGACCTAAGAGCCGGAGCCGCCTTAGTATTGGCTGCTTTAGCCGCTGAGGGTGAAACTACTATTTCCGATTTACAACATCTCGATCGCGGTTATGAACGCATCGATCTCAAGTTGAAAGATTTAGGCGCTCGGATAGAACGTATAGAGCCACTACCGGAATCGGAAAATTCTTCTGCCAAAGATAAGTAA
- a CDS encoding alanine/glycine:cation symporter family protein gives MDKLPNISIIAAQILEIVYRIIFVEVGGIPLIVVWFMAGGLVFTLWMRFVNLRGFTHAIKVVLGVYDNPEDEGEVSHFQALATALSATVGLGNIAGVAIAIGLGGPGAVVWMTLAGFLGMSSKFVECTLAQKYRLVNPDGTIAGGPMYYLSAGLQDLGQKNLGRVLAAMFAVLAIAAALGSSSIFQANQSKVAIARVFPVFASQGWLYGSVLVLLVGLVIIGGIRRIAQITAVLVPVMCAIYVMAALWVLLVNWAKIPDAIATIFASAFDAQAVVGGGLAALIQGFRRAAFSNEAGLGIAAIAHAAARTDEPIREGIVATLEPLIDTVIICNMTALVIIITGAYNNPAWANLGGAEITSAAFGSVIHWFPYVLAAALFCFAFSTMIAWGYYGELCWQYLLGQRWAIIYKLLFLTAIFLGAIVNPQAVIKFSDAMYLTMSIPNLLGLYFLAPTVARDLTDYWQKLTTSNQVAQNS, from the coding sequence ATGGATAAATTGCCTAATATATCGATTATAGCTGCCCAGATTCTGGAGATTGTCTACAGAATTATCTTTGTGGAAGTCGGGGGGATACCCTTAATTGTGGTCTGGTTTATGGCGGGTGGTCTGGTTTTCACCCTGTGGATGAGATTTGTTAATCTTAGGGGTTTCACACACGCTATTAAAGTGGTTTTGGGAGTCTATGATAACCCGGAAGATGAGGGGGAAGTTTCCCACTTTCAAGCATTGGCTACCGCTTTATCCGCTACTGTGGGATTAGGAAATATTGCGGGAGTGGCGATCGCTATTGGTTTGGGAGGTCCGGGGGCTGTGGTTTGGATGACTCTCGCCGGTTTTCTGGGAATGAGTAGTAAATTTGTGGAATGTACCCTCGCTCAAAAATACCGCCTCGTTAACCCAGATGGTACGATCGCCGGGGGTCCTATGTATTATCTATCGGCGGGTTTACAGGACTTGGGACAAAAAAACTTGGGTCGGGTTTTGGCGGCTATGTTTGCTGTTTTGGCGATCGCCGCTGCCTTGGGGAGTTCCAGCATCTTTCAAGCTAATCAGTCTAAGGTCGCGATCGCACGAGTTTTTCCCGTATTCGCCTCTCAGGGGTGGCTCTATGGCTCCGTTTTGGTGCTTTTGGTCGGATTGGTCATTATTGGGGGTATTCGCCGTATAGCTCAAATTACCGCCGTTCTGGTTCCGGTCATGTGTGCTATATATGTAATGGCCGCGCTGTGGGTTCTGCTGGTCAATTGGGCAAAAATTCCTGATGCGATCGCTACTATTTTCGCCTCCGCTTTTGACGCTCAAGCTGTCGTGGGGGGAGGTTTGGCAGCCTTAATTCAAGGGTTTAGAAGGGCGGCTTTTTCTAATGAGGCGGGCTTGGGAATTGCGGCGATCGCTCATGCTGCCGCTCGCACAGATGAACCTATCCGAGAGGGAATAGTCGCCACCCTGGAACCATTAATTGATACCGTCATTATCTGCAATATGACCGCCTTAGTTATCATTATTACCGGAGCCTATAATAACCCCGCCTGGGCTAATTTAGGAGGCGCAGAAATCACATCCGCCGCCTTTGGTTCCGTGATTCATTGGTTCCCTTATGTGTTGGCTGCCGCTTTATTTTGCTTTGCTTTCTCCACGATGATAGCCTGGGGATATTATGGGGAATTGTGTTGGCAATATTTATTAGGACAACGCTGGGCGATTATTTATAAACTCCTATTTTTAACCGCCATATTTTTAGGGGCGATCGTCAATCCTCAAGCGGTGATTAAATTCAGTGATGCCATGTATCTAACCATGTCAATTCCTAATCTATTGGGACTATATTTTCTAGCCCCCACAGTGGCGCGAGATTTGACTGACTATTGGCAAAAATTAACAACATCTAATCAGGTCGCCCAAAACAGTTAA
- a CDS encoding M48 family metallopeptidase, with product MALSPNPLIGLKADHFRHPLDLQATNALKQIPGLDVIVRQLLGSVGEQFFYLENIASSVLVGEKQLPYLHNLLLSACQTLDLEPPQLYVRSSPVPNAYTLAMRGKQPFIVLHTSLVDLLTPEEIQAVIGHELGHLKCEHGVYLTLANLIILAAGQFSTLGALLVQSLQTQILEWVRCAEFTCDRAALLATQDPRVVMSVLMKLSGGSPTLAPQLNLDAFLEQAIAYDQMSSDELGELLKQAQTAQLTHPLPVLRAREIYRWASSPDYNFLLQSGKIVYNNKVTNSGGWRNW from the coding sequence ATGGCTTTGTCTCCTAATCCTCTCATTGGTCTGAAAGCAGATCATTTCCGCCATCCCCTTGATTTACAAGCCACTAATGCTTTAAAGCAAATTCCCGGTTTAGATGTGATCGTCCGTCAGTTGCTCGGTTCCGTCGGTGAGCAGTTTTTCTATTTGGAAAATATTGCTTCGAGTGTTCTCGTCGGTGAAAAACAGCTTCCATATCTCCATAATCTCTTGTTGTCCGCTTGTCAGACTTTGGACTTGGAACCGCCACAGCTTTATGTTAGGTCTTCCCCAGTCCCTAATGCTTACACTTTGGCTATGCGGGGAAAACAGCCTTTTATTGTCCTACATACCTCTTTAGTGGATTTGTTGACTCCTGAAGAAATTCAAGCCGTGATTGGTCATGAGTTGGGACATCTCAAGTGTGAGCATGGTGTTTATCTGACTTTGGCGAATTTGATTATTTTGGCGGCGGGTCAATTCTCTACTTTGGGTGCGCTTTTGGTTCAGTCCCTACAAACTCAGATTCTTGAATGGGTCCGCTGTGCTGAGTTTACTTGCGATCGCGCTGCATTGTTGGCTACCCAAGACCCTAGAGTGGTGATGTCGGTTTTGATGAAGTTGTCCGGGGGTTCCCCAACTTTAGCCCCTCAACTTAATTTGGATGCTTTTCTTGAACAAGCGATCGCCTATGATCAAATGAGTAGTGATGAGTTGGGAGAGTTACTTAAACAAGCCCAAACCGCTCAACTCACCCATCCTCTACCTGTACTAAGGGCCAGAGAAATCTATCGCTGGGCCAGTAGCCCAGATTATAATTTTTTGTTGCAATCTGGAAAAATCGTGTATAATAACAAAGTAACCAATTCGGGCGGATGGCGAAATTGGTAG
- the hisF gene encoding imidazole glycerol phosphate synthase subunit HisF, translated as MLAKRILPCLDVRAGRVVKGVNFVNLQDAGDPVELAAAYNDAGADELVFLDITATHEDRDIIIDVVYRTAEQVFIPLTVGGGIQNLEMIKNLLRAGADKVSINSAAVRDPDLINKASDRFGVQCIVVAIDARRRTDPNNPGWDVFVRGGRENTGLDAIAWAKELAQRGAGELLVTSMDADGTQAGYDLELTRTIAESVEIPVIASGGAGTSQHIYEALTEGRAEAALLASLLHYGQLSVAEIKSYLATRHIPVRPHALPHV; from the coding sequence ATGCTTGCTAAACGCATTTTACCATGTTTAGATGTTAGAGCCGGTCGGGTGGTCAAGGGTGTGAATTTTGTTAATCTCCAAGACGCTGGCGACCCGGTGGAATTGGCTGCCGCCTATAATGACGCGGGGGCTGATGAATTGGTGTTTCTGGACATTACCGCTACCCATGAAGACCGGGATATCATTATTGATGTGGTCTATCGTACCGCTGAACAGGTGTTTATCCCTTTGACCGTCGGGGGGGGTATCCAAAACTTAGAAATGATTAAAAATTTGTTAAGGGCGGGGGCTGATAAGGTCAGCATTAACTCGGCGGCGGTCCGTGACCCAGATTTAATCAATAAAGCCAGCGATCGCTTTGGTGTTCAGTGTATTGTAGTCGCTATTGATGCCCGTCGGCGCACTGACCCAAATAATCCCGGTTGGGATGTTTTTGTCCGTGGTGGTCGCGAAAATACCGGACTTGATGCGATCGCTTGGGCGAAAGAATTGGCGCAACGAGGCGCGGGAGAACTTCTGGTCACCAGTATGGACGCAGACGGCACACAAGCAGGCTATGACCTGGAATTAACCCGGACTATCGCTGAAAGTGTCGAAATTCCCGTGATTGCCTCTGGGGGCGCGGGAACCTCTCAGCATATCTACGAAGCCTTAACCGAGGGACGCGCCGAGGCGGCTTTATTGGCTTCTCTGTTACATTACGGACAGTTAAGCGTCGCTGAAATCAAATCCTATCTCGCCACTCGCCATATTCCCGTCCGTCCCCACGCACTCCCCCACGTCTAA
- a CDS encoding type II toxin-antitoxin system RelE family toxin, which produces MKSRTTDQFRKLFSDLPKPVQQQARAAYRQFQNNPNHPSLRFKKVHPELPIYSARINKNYRAVGQVDGDTVIWFWIGSHTDYDKLLG; this is translated from the coding sequence GTGAAATCGCGCACTACTGACCAGTTTCGTAAACTATTTAGTGACTTGCCTAAGCCGGTTCAACAACAGGCTCGCGCTGCTTATCGCCAGTTCCAGAATAACCCAAACCATCCAAGTCTACGGTTCAAAAAAGTGCATCCAGAGTTACCCATTTATTCGGCTCGTATTAACAAAAACTACCGAGCAGTCGGCCAAGTAGATGGAGATACAGTGATCTGGTTTTGGATCGGTTCGCATACGGACTACGACAAGTTGTTAGGGTAG
- a CDS encoding DUF1064 domain-containing protein: protein MMINKYHAKGQYYDGYYFGSTLESKVYHLLKKYDDNLSIHPRLTLVDGKKPWRPITWKPDFYSPVFNQYIEVKGTLTPEFKLKMQLLHYLNPGMIEDIWFVTRNRSYRWQGIYLMNIDEFQRHLKAQEFKLIGEHQP, encoded by the coding sequence ATGATGATTAACAAGTATCATGCCAAAGGACAATACTACGACGGGTATTACTTTGGGTCAACATTAGAGAGCAAGGTTTATCACCTACTCAAAAAGTATGATGACAACCTATCAATACACCCCCGATTAACTTTGGTTGATGGCAAGAAACCTTGGCGACCAATTACTTGGAAACCTGACTTTTATAGTCCAGTTTTCAACCAATACATCGAAGTAAAAGGAACGCTAACACCTGAGTTTAAGCTCAAGATGCAATTGCTTCATTACCTTAATCCCGGAATGATTGAAGATATTTGGTTTGTCACTCGGAACAGGTCTTATCGCTGGCAAGGTATTTATTTAATGAATATCGATGAGTTCCAACGACACCTAAAAGCACAAGAATTTAAGTTAATAGGAGAACATCAACCGTGA